Part of the Imperialibacter roseus genome, GACCTGATCACATAGTCGGCAAAAAGAAGGCTCAACTCATGAAGCTCACCTTCCGGAAGATAAAGGAGATATTTTCTTGCATTTGAAGGGTCCGACGAATATTGTCCGTCAATGGCAACTATCAGCTTTTGCCGAATCAGGTTCGAAATAAAGTGTTCCTGGGCTGGATTGATACTTCCGGTTTGCCAAAGGACGCCGATTTTGGAGAGAAAAGGATAGACGATATTAAGCATGGTTTTTTCAAACCCTAGCTTTAGAATGTTAGACGACATGATTTTTTCGAATCTGTCTTCGTCCATATCAATCATCGCTAAAGTAAGTGCATGGATTTGCTCAGGGAAACGCAGGTGTTTGTCGGTAAGGGCCAAAACTTCCTCGGCTATTTCCTGAGAACTCATGTCAGCTATGTGAGAAATTTTGAATCCATTGTCTTTCAATAGAGAAACATTGAGAATAAGCTTCAAATCGAGGTCGTCGTAACTTCTTATATTGGTATCTGAGCGGCTGGGCTTGATAAAATTGTACCGTTGCTCCCAAATCCGGATGGTGTGGGCTTTGATACCAGATAAATGCTCGAGGTCTTTGATTGAATAGTTGCTCACTTACTTAAACGTTATCGCACTCTAATTTACACGTGATCTTATAATCGGTTTATGATGAGACAAACTTAATGCTCAACTAAAATGTTTGAAAAACTTTGTTAGCCCAGGTAGCCAACGAGCGCAAAGAAAGATGCCTGAGACAAAATAACGTATTTGTCCAGCTCATTTTTGTTTTCAAAACCAAAATGGTGAAGTATGCTATGGAGCACAAAGGCAAGCGCTCCCCAGCTAATATAGTTTTGAATTGGAATGCCCGACCCCTGCCAGCTCCAGTAGTCCGACATGATAGCTACCGGCTCCAGCAATATATCCAATCCCACCATCAGCAATGCACCTGCCAGTGATGCCAGCCACTTGTTGTTGATAGAGCGTGTAAGGGAAGCTGTACATATTACCAGTATCAGCCAGTTGGTGCCGATAAGCAAAGGCACGCCGAAGAGCTTGGGCCCTAAAGTGGCTCCGTATTCGTAACTTCCGAATGGCCAGCCTGTTTGTACGCCAATTACCTCACTAAAAAAGGCGATTAAAAAACACAGCAATGCATAGGCGTAGAAGGAAGGGGTTTTGCTTTGCTGAAAAATGATCACAAGCGCAGCCACTATCAAAAGGTTGAGAGGTGTCAGTTGCCTCATCAAAGGTGCCCACTCTGGTAGCAGCATACCAATAGTGCCAACCACATGAAGTACCACAATTACCAGTGCCGCCTTGTTTTTACTGCTCATTATTCAAAGTTAGAAAGGTAAACTTGCCGCTGCTTGTTTGGTTTGAAAATAGTACAGAATTTGCCAACTTGTTCAACAGTCTACCCCCTGCCAAAGGGCTGAATTTATGGTATTATACAACGTCACGGTTAATATAGAATCAGTAGTTGAAGACGAATGGCTGCATTGGATAAAGTCCATTCATATTCCAAAGGTTATGGCTACCGGAATGTTTGTTGAAAGCAAAATATTTAAGCTCCTTCACGATGAAGGAGACGGGAGTGCCACATACAGTGTGCAATTTTTTGCTGCCTCTGTGAAGCAAGTAAACGAATATCTTGAAACCTATGCCCCGGCGCTGGTACAAGCTCATATGGAAAGGTATAAAAACAAACACGTAGCTTTTCGAACGTTGATGGAGCAGGTGGACTAAACTCTTCAGCCGTAGGGTCATGGACAATTCCTTCATAACGATGGCTAGACTGGCTAATCAGCGGATAACCCGAAATCGGTTTGAGTCAGCAACGCAGCTCGTGAGTTGGATGGGAGCTATGCAGGCTCAGGATCCTTATTTTATTAAGTGGGCGGTTGGCTCCAGACTTTCCGGGGCCACTGAACAAGATATTACAAAGGCGCTCGACGAAGGCAGTATTTTAAGAACCCATGCCCTCAGACCAACCTGGCATCTTGTAGCGCCGGAAGACATTTACTGGATGCTGGAGCTCACCGCACAAAACATTAAAGTTGCGGCAAAATCACGACAGAAAGAGTTGGGACTAACACCACAGATACTTTCTAAAAGTAACAGACTGATAGAACAAAAGCTCGAAGTCGGTCAGCATATGACCCGGGAAGATCTTTTGGCTGGGTTTGAAGAAGAAGGGATAAGTTTAAAGGAAAACCGGTCTTCCCATCTTCTGATGTGGGCGGAACTGGAGCAGGTAATTTGTAGCGGCGTATCACAAAGAGGGAAACATACCTATGCCCTGCTTGACCAAAGAGTGCCAAAGAAGGTGTTGCTTAGCAAAGAGGAGTCCCTGGCGAGGCTTGCCCTAACCTACTTCAAAAGCCACGGACCTGCTACGGAAGCGGATTTTTGCTGGTGGTCTGGACTTCGGGCTGGAGAGGCCAGGAGGGCCCTGGAAATGGTAAGACATCAGTTGGGCTCCGAAAAGTTTGATGAGCAGGTTTATTGGTTCGATTCAGATACAGTGGAGGCCGTCGAAAAAACAAAGTCAGTCTTTTTATTGCCGTCTTACGATGAGTATTACATCAGCTACAAGGATCGAACCGCCGCCCTTCCCTCTGTCCACAATAGCAAGGCCATATCAAATAATGGCATTTTCTCGCCAGTCATTGCGGTGAGTGGACAAGTGAAGGGTACGTGGAAAAGAGCGATAAAAAAGGAAACTGTTTTTATTGAAACAAAGCTGTTTGAAGCCGTTTCGAAATCTACCCTCAAATTAATAGAGGTAGCCGCCCAACGTTATGCCAAGTTCCTGAACAAGAAAATGGTCATTAGTCATCTATAATTGCTAATCAAAGGAAGTAGTAGTAGTTTTATTAGGTAAATCCACTCAATGCCACTTCCGCTATGATCAAGCAGTTCAACATGAAGGCCCTTTATGGGGTATACCTCTTTTTTCTTTTTCTTGCCGCCTGCGAAAAGCCTGTAGAAGAAAAAGTTATTGACCTTCCAAGAGGCGTTCCGGAAGCTGAGGGCGTACCCTCCTCCAGCATTCAGGCTTTTCTTGAATCAGCTGACACCAGCAAGCACGAATTCCACAGTTTCATGTTTCTGCGACATGGAAAAGTGATCGCCGAGAGCTGGTGGAGTCCCTATGGCCCAGAGCTGCCGCACACCATGTACTCTACAAGTAAAAGCTTTACCTCAACAGCCATTGGGTTTGCTGTCACGGAAAAACTGCTGACTGTCAATGACTCGGTTATTTCGTTTTTCCCCGAATATGTTACTGATAGCGTGAGCGACTTCATGGCTACCCTCACGGTCAAAGACCTGCTCACCATGTCGGTGGGGCAGGATCCAGACCCGTCGGCCACCATACCTGGCGACAGCCTCTGGGTAAAGTCATTCCTTTACACGCCCATCATCAACAAGCCGGGAACAAAATTTCTCTACAATTCGATGGCTACTTACATGTTGTCGGCTATTGTTACCAAAGTAACAGGGCAAAAAGTCATCGACTATTTGAAACCAAGGCTGTTCGATCCTTTGCATATTCAAGGGATCGATTGGGAGACTGACCCCGTAGGCAACAACACAGGTGGCTGGGGGCTAAGGCTGAAGACGGAGGACATGGCTAAATTTGGACAGCTTTTGCTCCAAAAAGGTAAGTGGAACGGGGAGCAAGTCCTTTCAGAGGAGTGGATAGCTGAAGCAACTTCTTTCAAAATACAGCAGTCGCCGGAGCTTCCGGCAGAAACCAAAGCAAAGAGTGACTGGCTGCAGGGCTATTGCTACCAGTTTTGGCGCTGCCGCAATAATGCCTTTCGGGGCGACGGTGCTTTTGGTCAATACATCATCGTGATGCCGGATCGGGACGCAGTCATTGCCATTACGTCGGAAACATCTGATATGCAGGGGATTTTAAATATGGTTTGGGACCAGTTGCTTCCAGCTATGGCCGACGATGAGCTGCCCGTTGATGCCGCAGCGGTGGCATCTCTTGAGAGAAAAATCGCCTCTCTTTCACTGCAACTCCCATCAGCCGACTTGGCATCCACTATGGAAGGAGCCCTGTCAGGCAAAGTATTTAAGCTTGATTCCAATGGAAGAAATATGGAGAGCATAAGTTTCCAGTTTGGGTCGGCTGGAAGTGATGTGGCTTTGAAGTATAAAAATGACACCTATAAGATTCCTATTGGCTGGGGAGAGTGGAAGTATTCGCAAACCAAAAGACCAGGACCCTACCTGGTAGCCAGAGCAAAAAATGCGCTGAAAGGCCTGCCTCCATTCAAAGTTGCTGCGGCTTATTCCTGGAAAGAAGAGAATGTGCTGGAGTTAACCCTGCGATATATTGAAAGCCCCCATACAGAGACAATCACCTGTACTTTTGAAGGTGAAGATGTCATGCTTGATTTCAAATGGAGCTTTGCGCCCACCATGAAGCCTCCGGTGATAGAGGGAGAGCTGGTAGAATAAGTGATTGCTAAAAATCGAGGTGACAGTTGAGCCAGCCGTTGTCAAACCTTGCGCCGTATTTTTTGTAGAAATTGATGGCAGGTTCGTTCCAATCAAGAACCTGCCACATCATGCCTGTGCAATTGGTTTCCTTTCCTTTTCGGATAGTGGCATCAAATAGCTGCTTACCAATTCCACTTCCCCTTTCCGACTGGGTCACCACGATGTCCTCCAGATAAATCCTCTTGCCTTTCCAGGTTGAGTAGCGGTAATAGTACAAGGCAATGCCGATAATGGTTGCGCCTTTCTCCGCCACAAAAAAGCCGAAGACCGGATGCTCGCCGAAGCCGTCTTCTTCCATTTTATCAACGCTGTTGTTGACTTCATGAAGCGCCTTCTCGTATTCCGCCAGCTCTTTTACAAGCTTCAGCACCTGCGGTAGGTCTTCAGCGATGCCTTCACGTATGTTAACTTCCATGGTTAAACGGTATGATTCTCTTTGTTACCTTAAATGTATAGACATCCTCATCTCAATGAAATAAAAAAGGGGCCAAAATGCCCCTTTCATTTAATACATCAAGCCAGCGGCTATTTACATCGCTTTTTTGGCCACTTCAGGCACAACACCCATGTTGTACCAGGTAAAAGAGTAGAGATCAGCGGCCTCTTCTATAATTTTGGAAGTTGGCTTTCCGGCCCCATGACCTGCTCTGGTTTCAATTCGAATCAACACCGGATTGTCGCCGGCCTGCTTGGCTTGTAGCTGAGCGGCAAACTTAAATGAGTGAGCAGGCACCACCCTGTCGTCATGATCAGCTGTGGTAACCAGGGTCGCAGGATACTTTACACCTTCTTTCACATTATGCACAGGCGAATAGCCCAGAATGTACTTGAACATCTCTTCTGATTCCTCTGAAGTCCCGTAGTCGTAAGCCCAACCGGCACCAGCCGTGAAAGTGTGATAGCGAAGCATGTCCATAACGCCTACTGCAGGGAGCGCCACCTTAAATAGTTCCGGGCGTTGTGTCATAGTGGCGCCCACCAGAAGGCCTCCGTTGGAGCCACCGGCAATAGCCAGGTAGTCGCTGCTGGTATAACCTTCTTTGATCAGATACTCGGCAGCACCTATGAAGTCATCAAACACATTTTGTTTTTTCATCTTGGTGCCAGCAAGGTGCCATTCTTCGCCGTACTCACCACCGCCACGGATGCTGGGCTGCGCATAGATGCCACCATTTTCCAACCACACAATCCTGGAAACACTGAAGCCAGGCGTCATGCTGATATTGAACCCGCCATAGCTGTAGAGGTAGGTGGGGTTCTTACCATTTTTTTCAAGTCCGTTCTTATAAGTGATAAACATGGGGATTTTCGTTCCGTCCTTGCTGCTATAGAAAACCTGCTCGGTGGTGTAATCTTCAGGGTTGAAGTCGACCTTTGGTTGCTGATACAGGGTGGATTTTCCTGAGGCAATGTTATAGGAGAAGATCGAACTTGGATAAGTGAATGAGGTAAACGTGTAATAGATGTCGGTGTCACTTTCTTCGCCTCCAAAGCCGTAAATGCTTCCAATACCTGGCAGCTCGACGTCCCTTTCCAGTTCGCCTTTCCGGTTATATTGTTTGATTTCGGACTTGGCATCCACCAGATATTCAGCAAAAATCTTCTCCCCGGCAGTGCTGGCGCTGAGCACGTTTTTGGTTTCAGGAATTACATTTACCCAGGTGGCTGGCGTCGGGTCAGCAAACGAGGTCTTCACAATCCTGTTGTTAGGGGCGTCCAGGTTAGTGAAGATAAATAAGGTCTCTCCGTCGTTGTCAATTACATAGTGGTCTTTATCCACATTGTCTACAATTGTCTTTATCGGGCTGTTCGGAACCGTTAAATCCTGAATGTAGAGCTCATTGCCGGTTGTGCTAACAGAAGCCGAGATAACAAGGAAACGCTCGTCTTCCGTCAGGTTAGCCCCCACGTAGCGTCTTGGAAATTTGGCCCCACCCAGGATCAGCTTGTCGCTTGCCTGAGGCTCGCCGAGCTTGTGGAAGTACAGTTTGTGGTGTTGGGTCTTACCCGATAGCACGCTTCCATCTTTTGGTTTGTCGTAGCTGCTATAATAGACACCTTCGTTGCCTTTCCATGAAAAGCCTGTGAACTTTAAGTCTCTCAAAGTGTCTCCAACTAGCTCTTTCGTGGTGGTATTAAAAAGCACACCCTTTCTCCAGTCAGAGCCGCCATCTGACAGCAGCATACCGGCAAGTGAACCGTCTTTAGAAAAGCTCAGGCCTGCAAGCGACACGGTGCCATCGGCAGAGAATGTATTGGGATTCAAAAACTCTTCGTGTTCATCTCCAAGATTTTTCACCCGGTAAAGCACGTTCTGATTTTGAAGCCCATCATTTTTATAGAAATAATAGTAGTCGCCACGTTTAAATGGGGCGTACACTTTCTCATAGTCCCAAAGCTTTGTAAGCCTCTCTTTCACTGCCTCCCTAAAGTCGATATTGTTCAGGTAGCCAAAGGTCACTTTGTTTTCCGCTTCCACCCATTGAGCGGTGGCTGCCGACGTGTCGTTTTCCAGCCATCGGTAGGGATCCTCTACTTTGGTGCCGAAGTACTCATCAACATGTGCTACCTTTTCGGTGGTTGGGTAAATGATGGCCTCTTCTTTTGGAGGTTGTGAGCAATGGCTGACAAGGCCGGCTAAAACGACAAGATTGGATAATTTTCTCATGGTTGAATGGGTTAAAGAGATAAAAAAAGCCTGAAAGGTTTGTTTCAGGCTTATGCGTTAAATTATTTCTTGATCATATTGAATCCTGTGTACGGAACCAGCACCTTCGGAATCTTGATCCCATCGGGAGTCTGGTTGTTTTCCAGCATGGCTGCCAGTATCCTTGGCAGGGCCAGCGCACTTCCGTTCAGGGTGTGAAGCAGTTCCGTCTTCTTGTCCACCTTGCGTCTCAGCTTGAGCCTGTTGGCCTGGTAAGTCTCAAAGTTGGACACAGAGCTCACCTCCAACCATTTTTTCTGTGCCGCAGAGTATACTTCGAAGTCGAAGGTAAGCGCAGAGGTGAAGCCCATATCGCCTCCACATAGCTTCAAAATGCGGTAAGGGAGCTCAAGGTTTTTGATAAGCCGCTCAACGTGGTTCTTCATTCCGTCGAGTGCTTTGTACGACGCCTCAGGGGTGGTTACCTGTACTATCTCCACCTTATCAAACTGGTGGAGCCTGTTTAGGCCACGCACATGTGCACCCCAGCTGCCCGCCTCTCTCCTGAAGCAGGGCGTGTAAGCCACATTCTTCACAGGTAGTTCGTCATCAGCCAGAATTACGTCCCGGTAGAGGTTGGTAATGGGCACCTCCGCCGTTGGGATAAGGTACAAGTCATCGGCGGTGGCGTGGTACATCTGCCCTTCTTTGTCGGGTAGCTGGCCCGTTCCGTAGCCTGATTCTTTGTTGACCACGATGGGGGGCCTCATTTCGAGATACCCTGCGTCTAATGCCTGATCAATGAAGTAGTTGATCATAGCACGCACAATTCTGGCCCCTTGTTTCTTGTAAACAGGGAAGCCGGCCCCGGTTATTTTTATGCCAAGGTCAAAGTCGATGATGTCATACTCCTTAATGAGATCCCAATGTGGCTTGGCGCTTTCGGGCAGCTTGGGTAACGTGCCTACCTGAAACACCACTTCGTTGTCTTCGGCTGTTCGTCCTTCCGGCACGCTTTCGTGCGGCACGTTGGGAAGCTCATAGAGTTTATTTGTAAGCAGCTCTTCAGTAGACTCCAGGTCACTGCCTAATTTCTTGGAAGTTTCTTTAAGCTCCGATGTCTGCGATTTGATCTTCTCAGCAGCTTCTTTTTGGCCGCTTTGCATCAACTGCCCGATTTGCTTGGCCAGTTGGTTGGCTTCTGCCAGAGCTACATCCATCTCAGTTTTCAGAGATTTCCGCTTGTCGTCCAGGGCCAGCACCTCGTCGATCTTGTCGTCTACCTCTTTCAGCCCCCTTTTCTTGAGGCCTGTCAGAACCTTTTCTTTATTAGCACGTATTTCAGAAACTTGTAACATTATGCCTAATTAGTTAAGTTTGCAAAAGTAAGAGATTTACAAAGAAATATTCAGGCTGGTTCCCGCTTAAATTCTCTTGTGTCTCCAGCGGTCTTTTTTCAGCAATTACTTGTTATTAATGAATGCTTAGCATATAATTGCGGCGTCATTTTCCGACAAACCTCAGGCCGTTTCTCATTATCAATTTTGTTTTAACGGAATAGAATCTCGACCTTTTTTTTGTAACCACTTCATTTAGAATATTACTATCTCAATTCATAGTTTATGTACAGCATTGACGACCTTAATGTCCGTCTTCTTTCAGAATTAAAAGACATCGCAGAAAAACTTGGAGTTCCCAACTACAAAAAAGCTGCAAAACAAGAATTAGTCTACAAAATCCTCGATCACCAGGCTGTGATGCCAGAAGAGGAAGTTTCCAAAATAAAGAAGTCAGATAAGGCCGCTACCCCGGTAGCCGCAGCCCCGGCCCCGGAGGACAAACCGAAGCCCGCTCGCCCGCCAAGGGAGGACGATAGAAGGCCTAACAACAAACCGAAGATTCGCAGGGAGAATGTGGTAGCAAAGGACGCAGCTAAGCCTGCTGAAGGCAAATCGGATGACCGTCCAAAGAAGAGAGAGGTAAGCAGTGCTGATGAACTCCTTCAGTCTTTCAATCTTGAAACTGACGACGATGACACATCAGCGAAAGAAGTGGTAGAAGAAGGCAAGAAGGTAGAAAAAGAAATATCTAACGACTCGAGAGGCGAACTTAGAGAAGACACGAGAAATCGTGAAGACAGAGGTGACCAACCTGGCAGAGAAGACAAAGGCGATCAAAAAGAGCAGCGTGCTCCATTTAAGCCCAAAAGAAATTATAACACCAATATCAAAGAGTTTGACGGTATTATAGTTAACGAAGGTGTGCTGGAAATCATGCAGGACGGCTATGGCTTCCTTCGCTCTCCAGACTACAACTACCTGGCCAGTCCTGATGATATATATGTGTCGCCGTCTCAGATTAAGCTATTTGGACTAAAAACTGGTGATTCTGTGAAGGGGCAAATCAGGCCTCCAAAAGAAGGAGAAAAGTATTTCGCCTTACTAAGAGTAGAAACCGTTAACGGTAAAACAACTGAAGAAATACGTGACAGGGTTTCTTTCGAATACCTGACTCCACTGTTCCCGGAAGAGAAGATAAGACTTAGCTCTCCAAAGAGACCTGACCATTACTCAGCCAGAATTCTCGACTTGTTTGCTCCAATTGGAAAAGGACAGCGTGGAATGATTGTGGCACAGCCAAAGACTGGTAAGACAGTGCTCCTTAAGCAAATTGCCAACGCCATTACTGAGAACCATCCTGAAATTTACCTGATCATACTCCTTATTGACGAACGTCCTGAAGAAGTAACCGACATGGCTCGCAGTGTGCATGCTGAGGTTATTTCATCAACTTTTGACGAGCAGGCCGACCGTCACGTGAAGGTGGCGAGCATTGTTCTTGAGAAGGCTAAGAGAATGGTGGAATGCGGACACGACGTTGTTATTCTTCTTGACTCGATCACACGTTTGGCCAGGGCTTACAACACAGTAGTTCCTTCGTCAGGCAAAATACTTTCCGGTGGTGTGGATGCTAATGCGCTGCATAAGCCTAAGAGGTTCTTCGGTGCTGCCAGAAATGTTGAGCACGGCGGTTCATTGACCATTATTGCAACCGCACTGATTGAGACAGGCTCTAAAATGGACGAGGTTATCTTCGAAGAATTCAAAGGTACTGGTAACATGGAACTGCAACTGGATCGTAAGCTATCCAACAAGCGTGTGTACCCTGCTATTGACGTGCCTGCATCCGGAACTCGTCGTGAAGACCTGCTCATGGAAAAAGACGAGCTATCAAAGGTTTGGATATTGAGAAAATACATGTCTGACATGACTTCTCAGGAGGCGATGGAATTCCTTCTTGACAAAATGAAGGGGACTCAGAACAACGCCGAGTTCCTGATCTCGATGAACGGATAAATAATAGAGACTTATCAATTGAAAGAGCGGCCTGCAACCGCTCTTTTTTTTGTGCCGTTCTAAATCTAAACCTGACCGACTACCTTCCTTCAACCCACTCTTTCAGGTACTGGTAGCGGCTGGTCAGCTTTCCGTCTTCGGTGATAGTGGCATCCTGGACGATTCTAAACTCATCGTTGCTGAACAGGTGAGGCAATACATTCTTCACCAGCATGTTCCCGAAGTCCATAGAGGCATCTCTGGGGAGTTCGCAGGGCAAATTATCGACAGCCATCATCGAAATATTCCCCTCTTCGCTAAACTCAGGCATTATTTCATCTTGTGTAGGGTCGTAGTCGTACACTGGTTCATCTATTGTCGATGGCCTTTTTGTTGAAGGGATCGATCCTTCAATATCGCAGGTAATGTCGGCTATCACACGCAGGCAAAAATCATTTTTGGTGGCATCTTCCCTTGTGAAAAGTGTTGGCGCCTTTGGTTCCCAAAAAGCAGCAGCGATGAGTATTTCAGCTACTTTGGCATATTTCAGAAAATCGGAATGAAAGTTGTCAGCATGGGAGTAGAACTCACCACGGTTGAATTCTTTGCCTTCATTGTGTGCATTGTAATCTCTCGAATTTAGCTGAGCAAATACTGGAAAATCGAAGGATTGTGTTAGCAGGGCGGCAGGTGTCACTTTTCTGACATTCATGCCCACCAGCACCTCCATGGCTCCTTTGGCTACCCGGCCACCACCCGTTACCACCATTTTTATAGGGGGCAGTTTTACCTTAGCAAACTCGGTTTTTAAGTCTTCCAGATCAAAGCACTCATGCGCCCGCCTCAAATGGTATAGGTTGTATCTTTTTCCGTAAGTCCAAATAGCATTGTAGGCACCCACTATCCCCGCCCATCGGCCAAAAGCGATAACCCGCTGGCCATTTTCGTCTGTTAGGGTTTCGTAGTCCACCATTTTGATTTTCTTTTCCAACAGTGCCTTTAGCAGTGGTTTGTTGTATTCCTGCTTTTTGATGGTGTGGGAAAAGAAGAAGTAGGTTTTACCGGGGATGAGTTGTGCCATGGGGACTTCTTTGACCCCAAATATGATGTCGCACATATCCATAGAATCGACCATTTTGAGGCCCTTCTCCTCATACGCAGCATCCGGGAAGCAACGCACATCACTTCTTTGCACCAGGACTTCTACATTTGGGAACTTCGCCTGTATTTCAAGTGCCTGATCGGGAGTTATAGGGACTCTTTTGTCGACAGGAACTTTTCCCTCTTTGATTATGCCTACCTTTATCTTCATCATTGAATTGGGAGTTGTATTCTTGACCCAATATTACTAAGATGCAAAGACAAGCATAATCATATGGAAGGATTAATTTTGGTGAGCCTGTTCTGGGTGCTTTACTTTTCCCTCCATAGCTTTCTGGCAGCGGATTTTGTAAAACGCAGGTTTAACAGGCAATGGTTTCGGTTGTTTTACAATACTGTCGCCCTGCTGTTGCTGTTGGCTATCGTGTTCTACATGGCTACTGTCGACTCTCCATTTGTGT contains:
- a CDS encoding MerR family transcriptional regulator, whose product is MSNYSIKDLEHLSGIKAHTIRIWEQRYNFIKPSRSDTNIRSYDDLDLKLILNVSLLKDNGFKISHIADMSSQEIAEEVLALTDKHLRFPEQIHALTLAMIDMDEDRFEKIMSSNILKLGFEKTMLNIVYPFLSKIGVLWQTGSINPAQEHFISNLIRQKLIVAIDGQYSSDPSNARKYLLYLPEGELHELSLLFADYVIRSRHNKSIYLGQSLPLQDLVSVYNLHKPEFILSILTSVPGIDQVQGYVNKLSGLFPESTILLSGYQVIGQDIQAPDNVVIFTRSEQITSFVEEHSTEA
- a CDS encoding carotenoid biosynthesis protein, coding for MSSKNKAALVIVVLHVVGTIGMLLPEWAPLMRQLTPLNLLIVAALVIIFQQSKTPSFYAYALLCFLIAFFSEVIGVQTGWPFGSYEYGATLGPKLFGVPLLIGTNWLILVICTASLTRSINNKWLASLAGALLMVGLDILLEPVAIMSDYWSWQGSGIPIQNYISWGALAFVLHSILHHFGFENKNELDKYVILSQASFFALVGYLG
- a CDS encoding DUF4286 family protein, which gives rise to MVLYNVTVNIESVVEDEWLHWIKSIHIPKVMATGMFVESKIFKLLHDEGDGSATYSVQFFAASVKQVNEYLETYAPALVQAHMERYKNKHVAFRTLMEQVD
- a CDS encoding winged helix DNA-binding domain-containing protein, with translation MDNSFITMARLANQRITRNRFESATQLVSWMGAMQAQDPYFIKWAVGSRLSGATEQDITKALDEGSILRTHALRPTWHLVAPEDIYWMLELTAQNIKVAAKSRQKELGLTPQILSKSNRLIEQKLEVGQHMTREDLLAGFEEEGISLKENRSSHLLMWAELEQVICSGVSQRGKHTYALLDQRVPKKVLLSKEESLARLALTYFKSHGPATEADFCWWSGLRAGEARRALEMVRHQLGSEKFDEQVYWFDSDTVEAVEKTKSVFLLPSYDEYYISYKDRTAALPSVHNSKAISNNGIFSPVIAVSGQVKGTWKRAIKKETVFIETKLFEAVSKSTLKLIEVAAQRYAKFLNKKMVISHL
- a CDS encoding serine hydrolase domain-containing protein, yielding MIKQFNMKALYGVYLFFLFLAACEKPVEEKVIDLPRGVPEAEGVPSSSIQAFLESADTSKHEFHSFMFLRHGKVIAESWWSPYGPELPHTMYSTSKSFTSTAIGFAVTEKLLTVNDSVISFFPEYVTDSVSDFMATLTVKDLLTMSVGQDPDPSATIPGDSLWVKSFLYTPIINKPGTKFLYNSMATYMLSAIVTKVTGQKVIDYLKPRLFDPLHIQGIDWETDPVGNNTGGWGLRLKTEDMAKFGQLLLQKGKWNGEQVLSEEWIAEATSFKIQQSPELPAETKAKSDWLQGYCYQFWRCRNNAFRGDGAFGQYIIVMPDRDAVIAITSETSDMQGILNMVWDQLLPAMADDELPVDAAAVASLERKIASLSLQLPSADLASTMEGALSGKVFKLDSNGRNMESISFQFGSAGSDVALKYKNDTYKIPIGWGEWKYSQTKRPGPYLVARAKNALKGLPPFKVAAAYSWKEENVLELTLRYIESPHTETITCTFEGEDVMLDFKWSFAPTMKPPVIEGELVE
- a CDS encoding GNAT family N-acetyltransferase yields the protein MEVNIREGIAEDLPQVLKLVKELAEYEKALHEVNNSVDKMEEDGFGEHPVFGFFVAEKGATIIGIALYYYRYSTWKGKRIYLEDIVVTQSERGSGIGKQLFDATIRKGKETNCTGMMWQVLDWNEPAINFYKKYGARFDNGWLNCHLDF
- a CDS encoding prolyl oligopeptidase family serine peptidase, whose amino-acid sequence is MRKLSNLVVLAGLVSHCSQPPKEEAIIYPTTEKVAHVDEYFGTKVEDPYRWLENDTSAATAQWVEAENKVTFGYLNNIDFREAVKERLTKLWDYEKVYAPFKRGDYYYFYKNDGLQNQNVLYRVKNLGDEHEEFLNPNTFSADGTVSLAGLSFSKDGSLAGMLLSDGGSDWRKGVLFNTTTKELVGDTLRDLKFTGFSWKGNEGVYYSSYDKPKDGSVLSGKTQHHKLYFHKLGEPQASDKLILGGAKFPRRYVGANLTEDERFLVISASVSTTGNELYIQDLTVPNSPIKTIVDNVDKDHYVIDNDGETLFIFTNLDAPNNRIVKTSFADPTPATWVNVIPETKNVLSASTAGEKIFAEYLVDAKSEIKQYNRKGELERDVELPGIGSIYGFGGEESDTDIYYTFTSFTYPSSIFSYNIASGKSTLYQQPKVDFNPEDYTTEQVFYSSKDGTKIPMFITYKNGLEKNGKNPTYLYSYGGFNISMTPGFSVSRIVWLENGGIYAQPSIRGGGEYGEEWHLAGTKMKKQNVFDDFIGAAEYLIKEGYTSSDYLAIAGGSNGGLLVGATMTQRPELFKVALPAVGVMDMLRYHTFTAGAGWAYDYGTSEESEEMFKYILGYSPVHNVKEGVKYPATLVTTADHDDRVVPAHSFKFAAQLQAKQAGDNPVLIRIETRAGHGAGKPTSKIIEEAADLYSFTWYNMGVVPEVAKKAM
- the serS gene encoding serine--tRNA ligase, whose protein sequence is MLQVSEIRANKEKVLTGLKKRGLKEVDDKIDEVLALDDKRKSLKTEMDVALAEANQLAKQIGQLMQSGQKEAAEKIKSQTSELKETSKKLGSDLESTEELLTNKLYELPNVPHESVPEGRTAEDNEVVFQVGTLPKLPESAKPHWDLIKEYDIIDFDLGIKITGAGFPVYKKQGARIVRAMINYFIDQALDAGYLEMRPPIVVNKESGYGTGQLPDKEGQMYHATADDLYLIPTAEVPITNLYRDVILADDELPVKNVAYTPCFRREAGSWGAHVRGLNRLHQFDKVEIVQVTTPEASYKALDGMKNHVERLIKNLELPYRILKLCGGDMGFTSALTFDFEVYSAAQKKWLEVSSVSNFETYQANRLKLRRKVDKKTELLHTLNGSALALPRILAAMLENNQTPDGIKIPKVLVPYTGFNMIKK
- the rho gene encoding transcription termination factor Rho, whose amino-acid sequence is MYSIDDLNVRLLSELKDIAEKLGVPNYKKAAKQELVYKILDHQAVMPEEEVSKIKKSDKAATPVAAAPAPEDKPKPARPPREDDRRPNNKPKIRRENVVAKDAAKPAEGKSDDRPKKREVSSADELLQSFNLETDDDDTSAKEVVEEGKKVEKEISNDSRGELREDTRNREDRGDQPGREDKGDQKEQRAPFKPKRNYNTNIKEFDGIIVNEGVLEIMQDGYGFLRSPDYNYLASPDDIYVSPSQIKLFGLKTGDSVKGQIRPPKEGEKYFALLRVETVNGKTTEEIRDRVSFEYLTPLFPEEKIRLSSPKRPDHYSARILDLFAPIGKGQRGMIVAQPKTGKTVLLKQIANAITENHPEIYLIILLIDERPEEVTDMARSVHAEVISSTFDEQADRHVKVASIVLEKAKRMVECGHDVVILLDSITRLARAYNTVVPSSGKILSGGVDANALHKPKRFFGAARNVEHGGSLTIIATALIETGSKMDEVIFEEFKGTGNMELQLDRKLSNKRVYPAIDVPASGTRREDLLMEKDELSKVWILRKYMSDMTSQEAMEFLLDKMKGTQNNAEFLISMNG